In one bacterium genomic region, the following are encoded:
- the larB gene encoding nickel pincer cofactor biosynthesis protein LarB gives MTPEEILALLNDVAGGKRTPADALTRLANMPYEDLEFAKLDHHRLIRRGFPETVFAQGKTVDDLLGILERLRERGAPILATRVGDEAAAAAIAAFPDLTHTVRARTLHRGEMPRQGRGAVLVLTAGTSDIPVAEEAAITARVFGNEVEVIHDVGVAGIHRLMAARDAFRRASVIIVAAGMEGALASVVAGLVAAPVIGVPTSIGYGADFGGVAPLLSMLNSCAGGLSVVNIDNGYGAAVVASLINRGNFAWPASGEGAP, from the coding sequence ATGACGCCCGAAGAAATCCTCGCCCTGCTCAACGATGTCGCCGGCGGTAAGCGCACGCCCGCGGACGCACTGACGCGGCTCGCGAACATGCCGTACGAAGATTTGGAGTTCGCCAAGCTCGATCATCATCGCCTGATCCGGCGCGGATTTCCGGAGACGGTGTTCGCCCAAGGTAAAACAGTTGACGATCTCCTCGGCATTCTCGAACGCCTGCGGGAGCGCGGCGCGCCGATCCTGGCGACGCGCGTCGGCGACGAGGCGGCCGCCGCCGCGATCGCGGCTTTTCCGGACCTGACACATACCGTCCGCGCGCGAACGCTGCATCGCGGCGAAATGCCAAGGCAGGGACGCGGCGCGGTGCTCGTGCTGACGGCGGGGACGTCCGATATCCCCGTCGCCGAAGAGGCGGCCATCACCGCGCGCGTCTTCGGCAACGAGGTCGAGGTCATCCACGATGTCGGCGTCGCGGGGATCCATCGCCTGATGGCGGCCCGCGACGCGTTCCGGCGCGCGTCGGTCATCATCGTCGCCGCGGGGATGGAGGGCGCGCTCGCATCCGTCGTCGCGGGGCTTGTCGCCGCGCCGGTCATCGGCGTGCCGACGAGCATCGGCTACGGTGCGGACTTCGGCGGCGTCGCGCCTTTGCTGTCGATGCTGAACTCGTGCGCGGGCGGGCTGTCGGTCGTCAACATCGACAACGGTTACGGCGCGGCCGTCGTGGCCTCGCTCATCAACCGCGGCAATTTTGCCTGGCCGGCAAGCGGGGAGGGCGCGCCGTGA
- the larC gene encoding nickel pincer cofactor biosynthesis protein LarC, protein MTTLYIDAFGGASGDMLLGALCDLGFDLNELRPVADALGLPPGALTVSSVMRGALACKKVRFLVDGEDLDHPASHGHDHHHDHDHPHEHHSGHGHDHHHDHDHHYHGDHEHHHHGDHEHRSPGDLLAIVDAAPYEDRIKDDARRALKYLAEAEAKIHGIDVADVLFHEVGAADSLLDVIGVCLGVARLGVTRVVVSPMPTGGGFVDCAHGRLPLPAPATLALLAGVPTRPVDADVELVTPTAAALVRVLADGFGPMPAGVVRGVGYGAGTREMSGASPNALRAILVDEEPVPATDTLVIETNIDDMNPQLWPSVSDALLAAGALDVACVPALMKRGRPGQLVQVLAPRDALEAIAGVLMDQTPTIGVRYHATDRIVAEREMRRVSTDFGEVAVKVTRHGGHVSNVQPEFADCERRAADAGVPVKVVLAAAIAASANLYERPPRDR, encoded by the coding sequence GTGACGACGCTCTACATTGACGCCTTCGGCGGCGCGTCGGGCGACATGTTGCTTGGCGCGCTGTGCGACCTGGGATTTGATCTGAACGAACTGCGGCCGGTGGCCGACGCGCTTGGGCTGCCGCCCGGCGCGCTCACCGTTTCGAGCGTCATGCGTGGCGCGCTCGCCTGCAAGAAAGTGCGTTTTTTGGTCGATGGCGAAGATCTCGATCACCCGGCGTCGCACGGCCACGATCATCACCACGATCACGATCATCCGCACGAACATCATTCCGGGCACGGGCACGATCATCACCACGATCACGATCATCATTACCACGGCGACCACGAACATCATCACCACGGCGACCACGAACACCGCTCGCCCGGGGATCTGCTCGCGATCGTCGATGCCGCGCCGTACGAAGATCGCATCAAGGACGACGCGCGCCGGGCGCTGAAATATCTTGCCGAGGCGGAGGCGAAGATCCACGGGATCGACGTAGCCGACGTGCTTTTTCACGAGGTCGGCGCCGCCGATAGTCTGCTCGATGTGATTGGCGTGTGCCTGGGCGTCGCGCGCCTTGGCGTCACGCGCGTTGTCGTTTCACCCATGCCGACCGGCGGGGGATTCGTCGATTGCGCGCACGGCCGGCTGCCGCTTCCGGCGCCCGCGACGCTCGCGTTGCTCGCGGGCGTGCCGACGCGCCCGGTCGACGCGGACGTGGAGTTGGTGACGCCGACCGCCGCGGCCCTCGTGCGCGTGCTCGCGGACGGTTTCGGACCCATGCCCGCGGGCGTCGTTCGCGGCGTGGGTTACGGCGCGGGCACGCGCGAGATGAGCGGCGCGTCGCCGAACGCGCTACGCGCCATTCTGGTCGACGAGGAGCCCGTGCCGGCGACTGACACGCTCGTCATCGAGACGAATATCGACGACATGAACCCGCAGCTATGGCCGTCGGTGTCCGACGCGCTGCTCGCAGCCGGCGCGCTCGACGTGGCGTGCGTTCCCGCACTGATGAAACGCGGGCGGCCGGGCCAGCTCGTGCAGGTGCTCGCGCCGCGCGACGCGCTCGAGGCGATCGCGGGCGTGTTGATGGATCAGACCCCGACGATCGGCGTGCGCTACCACGCCACGGACCGCATCGTCGCCGAGCGCGAAATGCGCCGCGTTTCCACGGACTTCGGCGAGGTGGCGGTGAAGGTGACGCGGCACGGCGGGCACGTTTCGAACGTGCAGCCGGAGTTTGCCGACTGCGAGCGTCGCGCCGCCGATGCGGGCGTGCCCGTGAAGGTGGTGCTGGCCGCGGCCATCGCCGCGAGTGCCAATCTCTACGAACGTCCGCCGCGCGATCGCTGA
- a CDS encoding S8 family serine peptidase, translated as MNFVQKTAATAGLSIVLLACLALGALAADVEIDGHIAAADRILVEPASTAIDAIAAIESIGLVADRVSYLDGTRLSLAAHPAPKSAIEAKEAAFLVARVPDGMSVSEAIEAARSRPGVLGAWPDWRHELFDFDPNDPLYGEYQDNLRQIRMPYAWDYARGEGVIVAVIDSGYRDELSDAAKVVAGYDFRDQDDDPTDFLGHGTLVGNIVAEKTNNGIGCASIAPDARLMPLKVFPDHDDGAYDSDIADAIRYAQDNGAHVINMSLGGGDFSGVSNRAARDARAAGVLLFAASGNNGQGKVEYPAAYDSVIAVGSSRPHSPGDAPARSDFSTYGDALDLVAPGESVVQEGWSSQHGGGYFAASGTSMSSPHAAGLAALLISLTPDDYDPEVIAQVMIETAHRPIDAFSVELGWGEIDARASVDALADGIPNQPPEAHAGADKLDGRAPLTVRFSGAASSDPDQNIEEYRWSLPNMVLRTGVEIEFTFEEGGEFDVVLTVIDKFGKADSATLTLNVDPPKSPTRESEDGGCGCRAASGEPPLSAVFVLGLLTIGVGFARRVQRREARARVQRSRGGRS; from the coding sequence ATGAATTTCGTTCAAAAAACGGCCGCGACGGCCGGTTTGTCTATCGTCCTGCTGGCCTGTCTCGCCCTGGGCGCGCTTGCCGCGGATGTCGAAATCGATGGCCATATCGCCGCCGCGGATCGCATTCTTGTCGAACCCGCGTCGACCGCGATCGACGCCATCGCCGCGATCGAGTCCATTGGCCTTGTCGCCGATCGCGTTTCGTACCTGGACGGAACGCGCCTTTCACTAGCCGCGCATCCGGCACCCAAATCGGCCATCGAAGCGAAGGAAGCCGCGTTTTTGGTCGCCCGCGTGCCGGACGGGATGTCCGTCAGCGAGGCGATCGAAGCGGCGCGCTCGCGGCCTGGCGTCCTTGGTGCGTGGCCGGACTGGCGCCACGAGCTTTTCGACTTCGATCCGAACGACCCGCTCTACGGCGAATACCAGGACAATTTACGGCAGATTCGTATGCCGTACGCGTGGGATTACGCGCGCGGCGAGGGCGTCATCGTCGCCGTGATCGACAGCGGATACCGTGACGAATTGTCGGACGCGGCGAAGGTCGTCGCCGGTTACGATTTTCGCGACCAGGACGACGACCCGACGGACTTCCTTGGCCACGGCACCCTCGTCGGAAATATCGTGGCCGAAAAGACGAATAACGGGATCGGATGCGCGTCCATCGCCCCTGATGCGCGCCTCATGCCACTGAAGGTTTTTCCCGATCACGACGACGGCGCTTACGACTCCGACATCGCGGACGCGATCCGTTATGCGCAAGACAACGGCGCGCACGTCATCAATATGTCTTTGGGCGGCGGCGATTTTTCCGGCGTCTCGAATCGTGCCGCGCGGGATGCCCGCGCCGCGGGCGTCCTTTTGTTCGCCGCCTCCGGCAACAACGGGCAGGGCAAGGTGGAATACCCGGCTGCGTACGACTCCGTCATCGCGGTCGGCAGCTCGCGCCCGCATTCGCCGGGCGACGCGCCGGCGCGCTCGGATTTTTCGACTTACGGCGACGCGCTCGACCTCGTCGCGCCCGGCGAGTCCGTCGTGCAGGAAGGCTGGAGCAGTCAACACGGCGGCGGCTATTTCGCGGCGAGCGGCACCTCGATGTCGAGCCCGCACGCGGCCGGTCTCGCGGCGCTTTTGATTTCGCTCACGCCGGACGACTACGATCCGGAAGTCATCGCGCAGGTGATGATCGAGACGGCGCACCGCCCGATCGACGCATTTTCCGTCGAGCTCGGCTGGGGCGAGATCGACGCGCGCGCATCCGTCGATGCGCTGGCCGACGGCATCCCGAACCAGCCGCCCGAGGCTCACGCCGGCGCCGACAAGCTCGACGGCCGCGCGCCGCTGACCGTTCGTTTTTCCGGCGCCGCCTCGAGCGACCCGGACCAGAACATCGAGGAATACCGCTGGAGCCTGCCGAACATGGTTTTGCGCACCGGCGTCGAGATCGAATTCACCTTCGAGGAAGGCGGCGAGTTCGACGTGGTGCTCACGGTCATCGACAAGTTCGGCAAGGCCGACAGCGCGACGCTCACGCTCAACGTCGATCCGCCCAAATCGCCCACGCGCGAATCCGAGGACGGCGGATGCGGATGCCGCGCCGCCTCCGGTGAGCCGCCTTTGTCGGCGGTATTCGTGCTCGGCCTATTGACGATCGGCGTCGGCTTCGCGCGTCGGGTGCAACGCCGCGAGGCCCGCGCGCGCGTTCAGCGATCGCGCGGCGGACGTTCGTAG
- a CDS encoding penicillin acylase family protein produces the protein MIRRLAVVSLFLFASACASSRYVGYRMSPDSPPLTGEIRLAALAQSVSITFDEHAIPHIDAASDADALAALGYVHARERLFQMELMRRAAYGRLSEMFGNQRSPDGALLADTLAIDRWMRGLGVGRMGDREAAAMDDDSRRLALAYAAGINAYIENGERPIELRLLDVEPEPWTPAHVVAVGRLTGFGLALNMPHELIRFSFAAELGEDVAEETFPRIDEPGPAIIESRIEDRGLRIETSQATVFDRKPWHDAALAIAGAHGSAASVLSLYAPAEASNNWVISGSRSASGKPILANDPHLAHGVPSIFCMAHLKSPNFDAIGVTIPGTPLVILGHNRHLAWAATTTFADTQDIYLERLDPNDPNRYLTPDGSEAFETRVETIRVKDGGKFEEHRVTLRRTRHGAVMDDFFDGMPKSGGVVALRSAMDDGSEDYRAMMLVARATTVAEFRDAMSFWHAPIQNWLVADTSGGIGYYPAGRVPQRVGWDGTRPVPGWTDEFEWGPYIAANEIPQLFDPSSGMIVTANNKVVHPNAYPWPYSYDASPGYRAARIRELLASREKWDADGMREMQADTYSKQGESLRPALLAALESAELTERERFAAGILRSWDLHAREDSAGATIFYQTYGRAWTMTLADDLSPRLFGVLNNIHYIYGFFDRLWREVPNARVFDDKTTPAVETRDDILVAAFKAAINGLAVKYGDDPAAWTWGTVHQITFKHPFGSVGGIGGFFNVGPLPIPGERGTIWAAKSAHTDDFTSPVAAGPVFRHVVDMAHPETSFMIIDVGQSGWPGTRYYANAAGDWQAGSLWRVEMDEAAYEAGAVGRLTLAP, from the coding sequence ATGATCCGCCGCCTGGCCGTTGTCTCGCTATTCCTGTTCGCGAGCGCCTGCGCGTCCAGCCGATATGTCGGCTATCGCATGTCACCGGACTCGCCTCCTTTGACCGGCGAGATTCGACTCGCCGCGCTTGCGCAATCGGTATCGATCACGTTCGACGAACATGCCATCCCGCACATCGACGCCGCCTCCGACGCGGACGCGCTCGCCGCGCTCGGATACGTCCACGCGCGCGAGCGCCTGTTCCAGATGGAACTCATGCGCCGCGCCGCCTACGGCCGCCTGTCGGAGATGTTCGGCAACCAACGCTCGCCCGACGGCGCGCTGCTTGCCGACACGCTCGCCATCGACCGATGGATGCGCGGACTTGGCGTCGGGCGCATGGGCGACCGCGAGGCCGCCGCGATGGACGACGATTCCCGGCGCCTGGCCCTTGCGTACGCCGCGGGCATCAACGCGTACATCGAAAACGGCGAGCGCCCGATCGAGTTGCGTCTGCTGGATGTCGAACCGGAACCGTGGACGCCCGCGCACGTCGTGGCGGTCGGCCGGCTGACAGGCTTTGGCCTTGCACTCAACATGCCACACGAGCTGATCCGCTTTTCGTTCGCCGCGGAACTCGGCGAAGACGTCGCGGAGGAAACCTTCCCGCGCATCGACGAGCCCGGTCCCGCGATCATCGAGTCGAGGATCGAGGATCGAGGATTGAGGATCGAGACCTCGCAAGCGACCGTGTTCGACCGCAAACCCTGGCATGACGCGGCGCTCGCGATCGCCGGCGCACACGGATCGGCGGCGTCCGTGCTTTCGCTCTACGCGCCGGCGGAGGCGTCGAATAACTGGGTTATCAGCGGGTCGCGCAGCGCAAGCGGCAAGCCGATCCTGGCGAACGATCCGCACCTCGCGCATGGCGTTCCGTCGATCTTTTGCATGGCGCATCTGAAGTCGCCGAACTTCGACGCCATCGGCGTGACCATCCCCGGCACGCCGCTCGTGATCCTTGGCCACAACCGGCACCTCGCATGGGCGGCGACGACGACCTTCGCCGACACGCAGGATATCTACCTCGAGCGCCTGGACCCGAACGATCCGAATCGTTATCTCACGCCCGACGGTTCCGAGGCGTTCGAAACGCGCGTGGAGACGATTCGCGTGAAAGACGGCGGCAAGTTCGAGGAGCATCGCGTCACCCTTCGGCGCACGCGGCACGGCGCGGTGATGGACGACTTTTTCGACGGCATGCCCAAAAGCGGGGGCGTCGTTGCGCTGCGTTCCGCGATGGACGACGGCTCCGAGGACTACCGCGCGATGATGCTCGTCGCGCGCGCGACCACCGTCGCCGAGTTCCGCGACGCCATGAGCTTCTGGCACGCGCCGATCCAGAACTGGCTCGTCGCGGATACCTCCGGCGGCATCGGCTACTACCCTGCCGGGCGCGTGCCGCAACGCGTGGGATGGGACGGCACGCGGCCCGTGCCCGGCTGGACGGACGAGTTCGAATGGGGACCGTACATCGCCGCCAACGAGATTCCGCAGCTCTTCGATCCTTCGTCGGGCATGATCGTCACCGCGAACAACAAGGTGGTTCATCCGAACGCCTATCCCTGGCCGTATTCGTACGACGCCTCGCCGGGCTACCGCGCCGCGCGCATCCGCGAGCTTTTGGCGTCGCGCGAAAAATGGGACGCGGACGGCATGCGCGAAATGCAGGCGGATACCTATTCCAAGCAGGGCGAGTCCCTTCGCCCGGCGCTGCTGGCGGCGCTCGAATCCGCGGAACTGACGGAACGCGAACGATTCGCCGCCGGCATCCTGCGTTCGTGGGATCTGCACGCGCGCGAGGATTCCGCGGGCGCTACGATCTTTTACCAGACCTACGGGCGGGCCTGGACGATGACGCTCGCGGACGACCTGTCGCCGCGCCTTTTCGGCGTGCTGAATAACATCCACTACATCTATGGCTTCTTCGATCGCCTGTGGCGCGAAGTTCCGAACGCGCGCGTGTTTGACGACAAGACGACGCCCGCGGTCGAGACGCGCGACGATATCCTCGTCGCCGCGTTCAAGGCCGCAATCAACGGGCTCGCCGTGAAATACGGCGACGACCCGGCTGCGTGGACCTGGGGAACGGTGCACCAGATCACCTTCAAGCACCCGTTCGGCAGCGTGGGGGGAATTGGCGGTTTCTTCAACGTCGGACCGCTGCCGATCCCCGGCGAGCGCGGAACGATCTGGGCGGCCAAGAGCGCGCACACCGACGATTTCACCTCGCCCGTCGCCGCGGGTCCGGTTTTCCGCCACGTGGTGGACATGGCGCACCCGGAGACATCCTTCATGATCATCGACGTGGGCCAGTCGGGCTGGCCCGGCACGCGGTATTACGCGAACGCGGCGGGCGACTGGCAAGCGGGAAGTCTCTGGCGCGTCGAGATGGACGAGGCCGCCTACGAGGCCGGCGCCGTCGGCCGACTGACGTTGGCGCCGTAG